The Candidatus Zixiibacteriota bacterium nucleotide sequence ACATTCTCCCTTTTATATCGGTCGCTTCGGTCAAACCATCAGTGAAGGCGAAGAAGCGGTCGCCGTGATGTAATTCCAGTTCCCCCTCGATGTAGGCGGTTCCGGGAAACTGTCCGACAAAGGTCCCTCCCATACGGAGTTCAGAGACCTGACGTCGCGAGGCATCCCAGTAAAGCGGCGGAAGATGACCGCCGTTGCAGTAAGTTACCTTTTTGTCGCAGAGGCTGAAACGGGCGATAAAAAGCGTTACGAACATATCATGAGAACGGATGATACCGTCACTGAGGACATTATTGAGAATATACATCAGTTGCGAAGGGCTGATATCGGGCGACTCGGTCAATTTGGTGCGGATGATGGCGGTGGTAGCAGCCATCACCATGGCGGCCGGAATCCCTTTATTGGAGACATCACCGATGACCATCAGGAAATTGTCGTCATCGGGAGTAATGATATCATAGAAATCGCCGCCGACAAACCGGGCGGGGAAATAAAGAGCGCCGAAGTCCACCCCCTTTATTTTGATTTCGCGGCCGGGAAGAATGGTCTCCTGCACCTGACGGGCGATGCCGAGTTCCTGCTCCAGTTTCTGCTTTTGCAGCGATTCCTCGACCAGAAGCGAATTTTCGATGGCGACGGCGGCGTAATTGATGACAATTTCGAGGCTTTCGCGGTCTTCCTCGGTGAAATCCTCGCCGGAGGTCTTGTTGATGATGACGATGGCGCCATGGCAACGGGCGCGCGACTTAATCGGCAGAGCCAGGACGGAATTTACGGTCGGACCATGCTCGAATGATTTGTCGAAATTATTCATTACCGCCGAAACCTGCCTGGTGAAGCAGAAGGTGGCGATATCGGTGTCGTTTTCATATTTGATATTTCTGACCAGACTGGCATCGACGCCCCAGGTGATTTTAGGGACCAGTTCCCCCGCTTCGGCTAACTGGATTAAGCCGACCTCCCCTTCCACAGTTCGAATCGACATCTCCATAACAACCGACAGGATGGTCTCCATATCGAGGATTGAGGTAATCAGAGCCCCCATGGTGGCGAGGTCGCGCAATTTCAGCCAGGTCGCCGAGAGGCGTCCCTCCAGTTCGAAAATGCGGTCGTCGTTTACAGATAATTCCACACTTGGATATTCGGCATTTCCAGAATGAACTTGAAAGCGGGCGATTCTTCCGTCTGAAAGGTAAGATAAGAGAGGCGGCTGGATGACACTGCAAGAGAATGAATATTCTCTGTGCAGCCTCCTGCAGGTTTGGAACAGACTCATGCTATAGAATGAGGAAGAAATTCGGAATGAAAGGACGACAGTCTTACCAGCCTCACGACCATAGTCGCAGCGACCGAGTTTGGAGACTGTCGGCGGTAACTGGCTGGGGTGCGTAAGCCACGATAAGATTGTGAATTGTAATATCTTACGCCTGTCATAAAAAGTCTAACTCGAATCAATGCAGGAATCGGTTAAAAAAGACAACTAAAAACGGGGGATTTTTGCCAATTCCGGCAGAAATGGCAGATAAAAGGTATAATTCTTGCTGTTTAATTCAGCCATGTTAAAGAAAATATACAGTTTGAATATGAGGGACAGATGACCAGAAAGATCCTAATGACGATGCTGGCGGCGATATTATTTACGGCGCCGGCTTTCGCGGTTCCGACATTGCAGGTTTTTGTTGCGGGTGGGACATATGATACTGAAACCGAGACCTGGGTGGTTTCATCGAGCACATTTGACCTCTATATCATTTCCGCCAACGAGGCGCTCAGTGATGTCATGGTCAGTAT carries:
- a CDS encoding GAF domain-containing SpoIIE family protein phosphatase, with product MELSVNDDRIFELEGRLSATWLKLRDLATMGALITSILDMETILSVVMEMSIRTVEGEVGLIQLAEAGELVPKITWGVDASLVRNIKYENDTDIATFCFTRQVSAVMNNFDKSFEHGPTVNSVLALPIKSRARCHGAIVIINKTSGEDFTEEDRESLEIVINYAAVAIENSLLVEESLQKQKLEQELGIARQVQETILPGREIKIKGVDFGALYFPARFVGGDFYDIITPDDDNFLMVIGDVSNKGIPAAMVMAATTAIIRTKLTESPDISPSQLMYILNNVLSDGIIRSHDMFVTLFIARFSLCDKKVTYCNGGHLPPLYWDASRRQVSELRMGGTFVGQFPGTAYIEGELELHHGDRFFAFTDGLTEATDIKGRMFGIEKVKQVFMTEKELPAARFCERVKNWVDRFTEGSSADSHDDFTILKLRILPEGA